GAAATTTAAACCATGATTACTGTCAAATCTGTCATtattgcactgctgagtcacctgactgcttccataaatgcacctcgccacacgttcagtgcattaaacACGCACTAAacgctgcatgcacgagcgccacttgtcacgttggaagcTTCTGAAGTCAGAgtgggtgtgcaggtgtcggtTTGGGAGACGTTCGTCTGAACGAACGTGGAATTGAACAAAATGACTTTTTCGAAAAATTCTTCCACTCACCTgcaccactcatcttcttcctcagaacccaactcttcatttttctctaacttctctctagaaccagtccaccttctctctactgtaactcaccattccctcctccgatcacgtttcagaaccgtagaaacgttcctggagacgtgagcgtcattctgaaccgaacataatttggatcggaactggtaagttctcgtcgttaaccgttcgtccttttggtttcatgcgaaccctagttctggttgcatgcttGAGTTATAGGTCTAAGTTGTTCTGATTTCTGGTGTTGTAGATTAAGTGGAAATTGTTGAGAGAAACCTGAGGGTAGAACGCTGTTAGAGGAAGCGCTAAAACTTGCtttttgggagtacactgctatccaggtaagggaagcttaataatttagtttatacgtAGATGATTGTGTACAAGCATGATAGAAATgaaatgtatgagatgtatgttgtgtttgagtatgcctgaacgatcgctgttatgcatgaatgaatatggtatgtgttggttgatacgtatgaattggataatggatgattattgtatagtatgatttattaatatgaattctatataatatgtgaattaaatgatgaatcgGAAATGATAAGATTGTGAATCATATGAGAAATGTTAAGtttagatgaagatgaaaatctGAATATGATGATTCTatcatatgataaaatacgttcgttatcgtacggtcttataccgttcggtttctctgaAAATGACTTAGagtggaattctttcatttgggaagaattctgtCCGAAAACGAGCGTCCTCATTTgaaatactatgtttgagcgttcggctcagcatagTGATACCGGATACCTTAACTTAAGTGATTTCAAATTATACCCTTACGCtttaaatagcgctcggtcttatacccagcgttcgtcttaagtagcgctcggtcttacactgagcgttcgtcctaaatagcgctcggtcttgtattcagcgttcgtcctgagaagtgtacggtcttatatcgaacgctcgtccatacaTTTGAATTtcagaacgtacgtaaatagcgttcgtctcaaattatcagtaaatgaatattcgctttcggtcattgactggcagtcgattCCTGTTAAACACTTGTCCTCAGAGTACTAAATATTcgtcttgttgtatctttattcttttgaatttagTCTCAGGTCTTTAAATCCAAATTATTCTGAATCATTTATATTGTATcgctaagagtcggttcatttaactgattctcGCGAAAgtcacgttcgtcctcgttgtgtagaggattgaacgctcgtctttttatggaagtggaacatagaatgaaaatgtaaataaaaggaagtattaaggtgtgcgaacactataagaagtgaaattatgattttggtatttgaacgagcgttccatggaggaacgactctgatatatattgaatattaaatttggtaaagtatgactgtggataagttaagactcgctgtccatcctgatgttccgtgagtactatcttcatgtagaggaagtatgtcatgtgtgagaacggcaggaggtccttagtccataagttaacatgggcgacgtaagaacggactgacctcgagtggcagctgtttggtgtatcccagttactacatcactcgggtgcaaggacgcttgtaactacacagattcatacggtccggacggtcggtctatatatatatatatatatatcaatatatgTTGGATGATGATTTATGTTAAGTTATGtgttttgaatgatttgaattgttAGTATTTGTGTTgacgtatgaattaaattacttaagcttaccctttcgtttttccttgtgttgtcgtcttgtatttgtacgttcgtcctgtcattgcaatgatcatccgtgtggatgtgagcagatggaggtgcgtcccttgaagaggtgctggaagaggaaaatttggaagacgcgaaTCTGGTGGATgtagaagttaaagccgagccttagagcgctcgcgggTTTCTGtagttagttttattaattttattttgaacgttcggtcacagttttgtaagaccgttcgtctctgaactcTTGCTTGTATCGCGTTCGTTATTTCTGTAtgttaagccgttcggcttttgacgctcgttcagatttgtaagactgcactgttttatttgattaatgtaattaattctgattatggtaattactatattttgggatgttacattagtggtatcagagcagttttgttctcttaaaggacgctgtaggttatgagtgcactgtgtttttgctgtgtgcttaatatGTGTTTAAAATGAGTTATTTCTCAACTCTTTGCATGTAACTAACGTTCATTTTTCTCTGTGTCCAGAGAacgaatggcacctagactccctcctccaccaCAACCTACTGAACCAGAtgcgtccaacaacgctaggttgttggaaacGGTGATTGATCGATTGCAGCAACAAAACACGACTTTAATGGAGCAGAACGCCACCCTGATGCAGCAGAATCAGAGTGCcatgcagagtttggaggccTCGCGTGCCAACTCTGAAACGACGCAAAGACAATTGATGGAAATTTTAGCAGCAACCAGGCACACTTCAGGGGCGTCTTCTTCCAACGCTGCCCCGCCTGCTGCCGAGTGGAGCTTGGAGAGcttcctccaacaccatccggccAAATTCAGTGGAAAATGCCTTCCTGATGAGGCAGACCAGTGGCTGAGAGACATGGAGCGTATTTACAATGCTAAGAGGTGTCCAGATGAAAGCCGCTTGGCTTTTACAGAGTACTTACTGACTGGTGAAGCTAGCCACTGGTGGACGAGTATGAAAGCCATCTTAACGGACGCTCAGAATCCCATCACCTGGGCTGTTTTCAGAAGCAAATTTTATGAGGAATACTTCCCAGATAGCGTTCGTTACGCTAAGGAAGTCGAGTTTCTTCAACTAGCGCAAGGAGCGAAGTCTGTGTCGGAGTATACCAACACATTTAAACACCTCCTGAGGTTCAATACGATGGCCACCAGTGAGGAGTGGCAGTGCAGGAAATTTGAGAACGGACTGCGGAGTGATTTGAAGGTCTTGATTTCCAGTTTGTGCATCCGGTCATTTCCTGCTATGGTTGAGCGAGCCAAGGTTTTGGAGAAGAATATGGCAGAGGCGGAACGGCTGAAGAGGCAGCAACAAGGGAGTAGGGGACCGATCGTGTCCAGGGGAGGAGCTGTTCAGAGGAGAcctccttacgctcgtccaaaccAGCCTTCTCATGCAAGCGGATCTCAAGGAGTAGTTCCTGTCGGACAGTCTGGACAGGGAAGTGTCGTTTGCTTCCGgtgtggaggaccacattaTAGGTCTTCATGCCCTTAGTTGGTGGGAGGAAAGCACTGCAACCGTTGCGGAAGAAACGGGCACTTGGATCACGAGTGCAGTATGAGTGAGCGTGCAGTGATGAGGCCACCCAATGCTGGGAGAAATCAGCCAAGAGGAGGACGAGCCCAAGCGAGTGGGCGTGTGTATGCTATAACGAGCGTTGAGGCAGCGAGCTCAGGTAATCTCAtaattggtgaatgcatgcTGTTTGGTAGATCGTGTTGTGCGCtatatgattcgggggcaacgcactccttcatctcgaaggcgtgtgttgaaaaGCTGAGATTAGAAGTGAGCGAGATGCagtttgatctggtggtgtctaccccagcagctggtgaggttaggacgtccactATGTGCGTCAAGTGTCCTATAGAAGTGGAAGGGCGTAAGTTTAAGGTTAGCctcatctgcttacctcttcaaggtttggaggtgattttaggaatggattggttggctgccaatcgcattcttattgattgtggagcgaAGAAATTGATCTtccctggtgaagaagaagaagttctttcggtgacgctcggtcagctgaaAGAAGACATTATGGGGGGCGCCAGCTGTTTCCTGATTATGACTCACGAGGATCAGGAATCCAGAGGAATGGTAGAAGAACGATCGTCCACTAGTGACGGTAATGGACGATCGGTTGTGGGTGAGTTCGCGAACGTCTTTCCAGAGGAGATACCTGGACTTCCCCCTCATCGTGAAGTTGAGTTCACCATTGATTTGGTAACGACATCGGCTCCTATCTCGGTTCAGCCATATCGGATGTCTCCTACGgagttagctgaactcaaggagcaaattgaagagttgatagagaagaaattcattaggccgagcgtatcaccttggggagcgcccgtGCTGTTAGTaaggaagaaggatggcagctctcggttatGTATAGACTACACGCAAttgaataagctgaccatcaagaacaagtacccatTGCCAAGGATAGATGACCTGCTGGATCAATTACATGGGGCTGCTGTGTTCTCGAAGATTGATTTGAGATCCGGGTATCATCAAATCAGGGTTAAGGAAgacgacatccagaagacagcaTTTAGGTCTCGTTATGGGCATTATGAATATGTGGTGATGCCTTTTGGAGTAACGAATGCTCCAGCCGTGTTCATGGAGTATATGAACCGCATATTCAGGCCttatttggataagtttgtggtcgtcttcatagatgatattctcatctattcCAAGACCGAAGACGAGCATGAAGAGCATCTTAGACTTGTACTTGGAGTGTTGCGGGAGAAggagttatatgccaagttgtctaagtgtgaattctggatgaaggagatTCAGTTTTTGGGTCATGTGGTGTCGGCTTGAGGCATCTCGGTAGATCCAGCGAAAGTGCGAGCGGTACTGGATTGGGAGAGTCCGCGTTCGGTCACTGAGGTGCGTAGTTTTGTTGGACTGGCGGGCTACTACAGACGTTTCATTGAAGGTTTTGCTAAGATAGTGGCGCCGCTAACTCAGTTGACTCGTAAAGACcaaccgttcgcttggaccgatcgttgTGAGGCCAGTTTCCAGgagttgaaagtgaaattgacgagcgctccagtgttAGTTATTCCAGACACGTTTAAACCGTTCGAAGTATATTGCGACGCTTCTCACCAAGGTTTGGGTTGTGTTTTGATGCAAGAGAAGCGAGCAGTAGCTTACGCGTCTCGTCAGTTGAGGATTCACGAAAGGAATTACCCAAGGCACGAcctggagttggcagcggtcgtttttgcgctgaagatttggaggcatttcttgtacggatccacgttccaagtcttcagtgatcacaagagcctcaaatatttatttgatcagaaggagttgaacatgaggcagaggcgTTGGCTAGAATTTTTGAAGGATTACGATTTTGAACTGCTGTATCACCCTGGGAAAGCTAACGTGGTAGCGGACGCTCTAAGCAGAAAAGTGGTGCATGTGTCGTCCATGATGGTGCGCGAGCTGAGTTTAGTGGAGAGTttcagagatctaaggttacagtttGAGTTAGAGCCGAGTAGCATCAAgtgctgtaaccttagaatatctaGCGATGTGTTTGATCGAATTAGAATGAAGCAACGTGAGGATGAAGAGCTGGTAAAGATTTTAAGCGCGTTCGGTTCGGATCAAGCTAAGGGGTTCAATACGGGAACGGACGGCATGTTGCGTTACCTgggtaggacgtgcgttccGAATGATGGAGAGCTGAAGAGAATTATTCTGGAGGAAGgtcatcacagccgtcttagcatgcaccctggcatgactaagatgtatcaagacctccggaaatcattttggtggcctggaatgaagagtgatgtcgctcgttttgttGCATCTTGTCTAACGTGTCCACGAGCGAAGGCGGAGTACCAAAGACCTGGAGGATTACTTCAACAGTTGgaaattcccgaatggaagtgggatagcatatccatggacttcgtgactcatctaccacgCACGGTCAGGAATCATGATTCAATCTGGGTGATCGTGGATAGgctaacgaagagcgcccacttcctggcagtcaacttgaagatgtcgaTGACCAATTTGGCTAAGTTGTATATCCAGGAGATCGTTCGCTTACATGGAGTACCTTTGAGCATCATTTCCGATCGAGACACAAGGTTCACTTCACGGTTTTGGCAATCACTTCAAAGCGAGCTCGGTAGTAAGTTGCAGATGAGTTCAGcctatcaccctcagacggacggccaaTCTGAAAGAACAATCCAGACGCTAGAAGatttactgaggacgtgcgtcctagatcacttaggCGCCTGGGATGAGGTCCTGCCGCTAGTGGAGTTCACGCATAACAACAGTTTCCAggcgagcattggaatggcaccgtttgaagcactctatgggaggaaatgccgaacgccactttgttggttcaAGGAAGGAGAGAACGTGCTAACTGGACCTGAGCTTATCCAGCAAACGACCGAGAAAGTCAAGCAAATCCAggagaggttgaagacgtcTTTGAGCAGGCAGAAATCTTATGCTGATAAGAGGAGAAGACCGTTGGAGTTCGCTGCAGGAGATCATGTGTTCCTTCAACTCAACCCAATCACTGGTGTAGGACgagccgttcgtccaaagaagctgtcTCCCAAATTCATTGGACCCTATCAGATTCTGAGGAAGATCGGACCAGTAGCGTACGAGCTTGCATTGCCGCCTCAGCTATCAAACCTTCACCCCGTTTTCCATGTTTCTCAACTTCGGAAGTATATAGCGAATCCATCACAtgtactggagttggaagacaTTCATCTTCGTCCAGACCGAACGTTGGAACTGCACCCAGTCTGTATAGAAGATAGCCGCACTAAGTACTACAAAGGCAAGGACGTTCGTTTGGTGAAGATGGTGTGGGACGCTAAGACTGGTGATTCAACGTGGGAAGTTGAGAGcgccatgaaggacttgtacCCTACTCTATTTCCGGGTGAGTCTTTAATTTTCAaggtcgaaaatttttgtgGATAGGTGGAATGTGAGATCTCGGAAATTTAAACCATGATTACTGTCAAATCTGTCATTATTGCACTGTTGAGTCACCTGactgcttccataaatgcacctcgccacacgttcagtgcattaaaaacgcactaaacgctgcatgcacgagcgccacttgtcacgttggaagcTTCTGAAGTCAGAgtgggtgtgcaggtgtcggcttgGGAGACGTTCGTCTGAACGAACGTGGAATTGAACAAAATGACTTTTTCGAAAAATTCTTCCACTCACCTgcaccactcatcttcttcctcagaacccaactcttcatttttctctaacttctctctagaaccagtccaccttctctctactgtaactcaccattccctcctccgatcacgtttcagaaccgtagaaacgttcctggagacgtgagcgtcattctgaaccgaacataatttggatcggaactggtaagttctcgtcgttaaccgttcgtccttttggtttcatgcgaaccctagttctggttgcatgcttGAGTTATAGGTCTAAGTTGTTCTGATTTCTGGTGTTGTAGATTAAGTGGAAATTGTTGAGAGAAACCTGAGGGTAGAACGCTGTTAGAGGAAGCGCTAAAACTTGCtttttgggagtacactgctatccaggtaagggaagcttaataatttagtttatacgtAGATGATTGTGTACAAGCATGATAGAAATgaaatgtatgagatgtatgctgtgtttgagtatgcctgaacgatcgctgttatgcatgaatgaatatggtatgtgttggttgatacgtatgaattggataatggatgattattgtatagtatgatttattaatatgaattctatataatatgtgaattaaatgatgaatcgGAAATGATAAGATTGtgaatcgtatgagaaatgttaagtttagatgaagatgaaaatctGAATATGATGATTCTatcatatgataaaatacgttcgttatcgtacggtcttataccgttcggtttctctaaAAATGACTTAGagtggaattctttcatttgggaagaattctgtCCGAAAACGAGCGTCCTCATTTgaaatactatgtttgagcgttcggctcagcatagTGATACCG
This Vigna angularis cultivar LongXiaoDou No.4 chromosome 4, ASM1680809v1, whole genome shotgun sequence DNA region includes the following protein-coding sequences:
- the LOC128196274 gene encoding uncharacterized protein LOC128196274, whose translation is MAPRLPPPPQPTEPDASNNARLLETVIDRLQQQNTTLMEQNATLMQQNQSAMQSLEASRANSETTQRQLMEILAATRHTSGASSSNAAPPAAEWSLESFLQHHPAKFSGKCLPDEADQWLRDMERIYNAKRCPDESRLAFTEYLLTGEASHWWTSMKAILTDAQNPITWAVFRSKFYEEYFPDSVRYAKEVEFLQLAQGAKSVSEYTNTFKHLLRFNTMATSEEWQCRKFENGLRSDLKVLISSLCIRSFPAMVERAKVLEKNMAEAERLKRQQQGSRGPIVSRGGAVQRRPPYARPNQPSHASGSQGVVPVGQSGQGSVVCFRCGGPHYRSSCP